A single window of Aphidius gifuensis isolate YNYX2018 linkage group LG1, ASM1490517v1, whole genome shotgun sequence DNA harbors:
- the LOC122860461 gene encoding uncharacterized protein LOC122860461: protein MASVCGSGKSHPALSVSSYYRPSPYPYQNDYYLPHRSAWSRVPPPSSKKSNENKTWKIGSAVLVVSGLIVLVVVLAIAGLALWMGAMRSDIKNSSIGFSCSLRIARGEKYNPMLKLNTSMVFREMERKYKNIFELLFRRSVLGSCFKQTLIDRFENGTLKVFFRLYLDRRKIPRSITNVEDTIQDIIAKETYSTTSLFKDMELDLTSISIRRINAESSTARTQKPNISQQRNTMITKNGLLRPNKTSPLLSTQIQKSKPSKIEPNEADIDFTNIPTIQGSYQATKLNLTNDAQKNNIKINTNRNFTTTTTTTTTARSNLSINETMFKDNNKSVDDKIETSTASTTILPVKKISTSSTVPSTTTIKRNDEFEKFSHPSFEESPWRPIIPNYSHTESIFSLQNSTTVSSIVSQTNLPENINQKNKGNFEYGIIETTEKINDDKILSTTNLSLDDDLKFNYATISIETDFPHDRIVPEEMINFRPNGKFKNKIPSIDDASKFDIDRHPDIEISGHLPEETFDIHLKTFPGLSKTPETPKNATNDYGKRDKPVESTQTVLDEIKNKNIDAIDEIEMSKIFDKPEELKISGIGIAEPVLEHEIDIESRNKFSDILAIDNIDEKIKNDKNIQQQIVSPFYTSYRTPELNGFIKPSIIDNPGTLKPFKHTIPVDKISSNTDPLSLINHQNEQAVTKNTGDIIENKDDLILPDFHDKTFDTKENHDTKKIIETAMNPLDLKLHESSTENPNNLTLIIDNGNSSKPINNFSAIESTSPLINSTFVEVVTVEHKPVLFEDESSMWKIGNESTTEAGIKTYNDTLKANIVKSIVTLAPTKSNSGVNRPIRPRPVIENDKVTRDLIGNTKTNDNHHLIEGGTLLQSIFGSRDLVKPLLNQQNHHHDDDNKNIKSIVEVVTSISTKVSTKTKSNSNILSSYNVTNSTSKPQVDFQHTKLINDENLQQENTKQLRNFEQINPGVNNEQLLYEKLKKFAEIRRDNESSLPENKNSTKFIPLKYENDDDDRKINIQFDKIKEWANVSTGNKTIKAFNDNENSSLSRDGIEILTKTLHKVDDIKTTTKKIPTTTTTAATECLTGFLCNDGKCLPATGRCNMLGECLNSEDEANCTCADFLKTQLLVHKICDGILDCWDYSDEENCDWCTKGQFVCGNSQFCVDQGKVCDGTWDCPSGEDEKKCAALIEDDKNHDNKTFDNLNDRINNKRYDGKNIWSKIDDNLNKKIINTNDKLLFETTTTLKIISDDVDEDDNSKMDYLDKNVKVVGREISSSTKNKLMGSNSFHASSKVGHIIENNNKHVKEVNGYSDRGFLSVRKNGKWGKLCLNGMENLMEERRALWTIEDLGRAVCKAITYQDYENVEKITDDRHDDNKIYYSLFFNDKTTDKTSLTFKLSTCPSREVLRVKCKNLECGIRTQTTSQARIVGGDSSTAGSWPWQVALYKEGDYQCGGALINNKWILSAAHCFYRTQNEYWVARIGATRRGSFPSPHEQIITLDYVALHPDYIDNGFINDVALLRLEKSVVFSDYVRPICLPDAEPKSGTKCTVTGWGQLFEVGRIFPDTLQEVELPLISTEECTRKTLFLPLYRITAGMLCAGLKDGGRDACMGDSGGPLVCRGPDNRYTLHGITSNGYGCARPGRPGVYTKVHHYISWIDKTMLDTDVPSIVPVCKGHRCPLGECLPKSRVCNGFLECSDGSDERNCMPNL, encoded by the exons cATCAATTGGATTTTCTTGCAGCTTAAGAATAGCTCGAGGAGAAAAATACAATccaatgttaaaattaaacaccAGCATGGTGTTTCGTGAGATGGAACGCAAGTACAAAAACATC TTTGAGTTGCTGTTCAGAAGAAGTGTCCTTGGATCTTGTTTCAAGCAGACATTAATAGATAGATTTGAGAATGGAACGCTCAAGGTTTTCTTTAGATTATACCTGGACAGAAGGAAGATACCAAGATCCATCACAAATGTCGAGGATACTATACAGGATATTATTGCTAAAGAAACTTACTCAACAACGTCATTATTCAAAGATATGGAACTAGACTTGACGAGTATTTCAATCAGAC gtATTAATGCCGAGTCATCAACAGCTCGAACACAAAAGCCAAATATATCACAACAACGTAACACAATGATAACTAAAAATGGTCTATTACGACCAAATAAAACAAGTCCACTTTTATCAACacaaatacaaaaatcaaAACCATCTAAAATTGAACCAAATGAAGCTGATattgattttacaaatattcCAACAATTCAAGGATCTTATCAAGCTACCAAacttaatttaacaaatgatgctcaaaaaaataacattaaaattaacacaaaTAGAAAtttcacaacaacaacaacaacaacaacgactgCAAGAagcaatttatcaataaatgaaaCAATGTTTAAGGACAATAATAAATcagttgatgataaaatagaaACATCAACAGcttcaacaacaattttaccagttaaaaaaatatcaacttcaAGTACAGTAccttcaacaacaacaatcaaacgaaatgatgaatttgaaaaattttctcatcCATCTTTTGAAGAATCTCCATGGCGTCCAATAATTCCAAATTATTCTCATACagaatcaatattttcattacaaAATTCAACGACAGTTTCATCAATTGTCAGTCAAACAAATTTGccagaaaatattaatcaaaaaaataaaggaaattTCGAATATGGAATAATCGAAACAACTGAAAagataaatgatgataaaattttaagtacaacaaatttatcattggatgatgatttaaaatttaattatgctACAATTAGTATTGAGACTGATTTTCCTCATGATCGTATTGTTCCTGAAGAAATGATCAATTTTCGAccaaatggaaaatttaaaaataaaattccaagtATTGATGATGCAAGTAAATTTGACATTGATAGACATCCAGATATTGAAATATCTGGACATTTACCTGAAGAAACATTTGACatacatttaaaaacattCCCGGGTTTATCAAAAACCCCAGAGACACCTAAAAATGCTACGAATGATTATGGAAAACGTGATAAACCAGTTGAATCAACTCAAACTGttttagatgaaataaaaaataaaaatattgatgcaattgatgaaattgaaatgtcaaaaatatttgataaaccaGAAGAGCTAAAAATATCGGGAATTGGTATTGCTGAACCAGTTCTTGAGCATGAAATTGATATTGAGtcacgaaataaattttcagatattttagcaattgataatattgatgaaaaaattaaaaatgataaaaatatacaacaacaaattgttTCACCATTTTATACTAGTTATAGAACACCAGAATTAAATGGTTTTATTAAACCAAGTATCATTGATAATCCAGGAACACTTAAACCATTTAAACATACAATTCCAGTTGATAAAATTAGCTCTAATACTGACCCCTTAAGTTTGattaatcatcaaaatgaACAAGCTGTTACCAAAAATACAGGAGacataattgaaaataaagatgatttaatattaccagattttcatgataaaacaTTTGATACCAAAGAGAAtcatgatacaaaaaaaattattgaaacagCAATGAATCCACTGgacttgaaattacatgaatcATCAACTGAAAatccaaataatttaacattaattattgataatggaaattcatcaaaaccaataaataatttttcagcaaTTGAATCAACAAGTcctttaataaattcaacattcGTTGAAGTTGTTACTGTTGAACATAAACCAGTACTGTTTGAGGATGAATCATCAATGTGGAAAATTGGAAATGAATCAACAACAGAAGCTGGAATAAAAACTTACAATGACACATTGAAAGCAAATATTGTCAAAAGTATTGTAACGTTAGCACCAACAAAAAGTAATTCCGGTGTTAATAGACCAATAAGACCAAGGCCAgtaattgaaaatgataaagtaACACGTGATCTAATTGGCAATACCAAAACGAATGATAATCATCATCTAATCGAAGGTGGTACATTATTACAAAGTATATTTGGATCACGTGATTTGGTAAAGCCTTTGTTGAATCAACAAAACcatcatcatgatgatgataataaaaatataaaaagtattgtTGAAGTTGTAACGTCAATAAGTACAAAAGTTTCAACAAAAACTAAATCAAATAGCAATATTTTGTCGTCATACAATGTAACAAATTCAACATCAAAGCCACAAGTTGATTTTCaacatacaaaattaataaatgatgaaaatttacagcaagaaaatacaaaacaattacgtaattttgaacaaataaatcCTGGAGTTAATAATGAACAATTAttgtatgaaaaattgaagaaatttgCTGAAATAAGAAGAGACAATGAATCAAGTTTACCtgagaataaaaattcaacaaaatttataccattaaaatatgaaaatgatgatgatgatagaaaaataaatattcaatttgataaaataaaagaatggGCTAATGTCTCAACAGGTAATAAGACGATCAAAGCATttaatgacaatgaaaattcatcattGAGTAGAGATggaattgaaatattaacaaaaacacTTCACAAAGTTGAtgatataaaaacaacaactaaaaaaataccaacaacaacaacaacagcggCAACAGAATGTTTAACTGGATTTTTATGTAATGATGGTAAATGTCTTCCAGCAACTGGTAGATGTAACATGTTGGGTGAATGTTTAAACTCTGAAGACGAAGCAAATTGTACATGTGCTGATTTTCTAAAGACTCAATTACTAGTACATAAAATTTGTGATGGTATATTAGACTGTTGGGATTATTCAGATGAGGAAAATTGTGATTGGTGTACAAAGGGACAATTTGTATGTGGAAATAGTCAATTTTGTGTTGATCAAGGAAAAGTATGTGATGGTACATGGGATTGTCCAAGTggtgaagatgaaaaaaaatgtgcaGCATTAAttgaagatgataaaaatcatgataataaaacatttgataatttaaatgatagaataaacaataaacgatatgatggaaaaaatatatggagtaaaattgatgataatttgaataaaaaaattataaatacaaatgataaattattatttgaaacaacaacaacattgaaaataatttctgatgatgttgatgaagatgataattcaaaaatggattatttagataaaaatgttaaagttGTTGGCAGAGAAATATCATcaagtacaaaaaataaattaatgggATCAAATTCATTTCATGCATCATCAAAAGTTGGtcatattattgaaaataataataagcatGTTAAAGAGGTAAATGGTTATAGTGATCGTGGATTTTTGAGTGTTCGTAAAAATGGTAAATGGGGAAAGCTTTGTTTGAATGgaatggaaaatttaatggAAGAACGTAGAGCATTGTGGACAATTGAGGATCTTGGTAGAGCAGTTTGTAAAGCAATAACATATCA agacTATGagaatgtagaaaaaattactgatgatagacatgatgataataaaatatattacagtttatttttcaatgataaaacaaCTGATAAAACAAgtttgacatttaaattatcaacttgTCCAAGTAGAGAAGTGTTACgtgttaaatgtaaaaatttagaatGTGGAATAAGAACACAAACAACATCACAAGCAAG AATTGTTGGTGGTGATAGTTCAACAGCTGGAAGTTGGCCATGGCAAGTTGCACTTTATAAAGAAGGTGATTATCAATGTGGTGGTGCacttatcaacaacaaatggaTTTTATCAGCTGCACATTGTTTTTATCG CACACAAAATGAATATTGGGTAGCAAGAATTGGTGCAACACGTAGAGGAAGTTTTCCAAGTCCACatgaacaaataataacacTTGATTATGTTGCTCTTCATCCTGATTACATTGACAATGGTTTTATAAATGACGTGGCACTTCTTCGTCTTGAAAAATCAGTTGTATTCAGTGATTATGTTCGTCCAATATGTCTACCTGATGCTGAGCCTAAAAGTGGTACAAAATGTACGGTCACTGGTTGGGGACAATTATTTGAAGTTGGTAGAATATTTC ctGATACACTTCAAGAAGTTGAATTACCTTTGATATCAACAGAAGAGTGTACAAGAAAAACATTGTTTCTTCCATTATACAGAATAACTGCTGGAATGCTTTGTGCTGGTTTAAAAGATGGTGGTAGAGATGCATGTATGGGTGACAGTGGAGGACCACTTGTTTGTCGAGGTCCAGACAACAGATATACTCTTCatg gcATAACATCAAATGGATATGGATGTGCTCGACCAGGAAGACCAGGTGTATACACAAAAGTACATCATTATATATCTTGgattgataaaacaatgttAGACACTGATGTACCATCAATTGTTCCTGTTTGCAAAGGTCATCGGTGTCCTCTTGGTGAATGTCTACCAAAATCAAGAGTTTGCAATGGTTTTTTAGAATGTTCTGATGGTAGTGATGAACGTAATTGTATGCCAAACTTATGA